CGACGAGTACCGCGCCGGCGGCGTTCGTGAGGATGTCCCCGATGGCAAAGGTCCGATACGGCAGCGTCGCCTGGAGGAGTTCGATGACTGCCCCGAACCCACTCACTGCGATCGGAACTGTGGCGGCCGAGACGGCGGTTTTGAGGGGGCTTGCAAGTAGCGCGTAATAGACGGTCAGGGTCAGAAACCCGTAGCCGCCGAGATGGGACCACCTCGCCCACGTCAGCCCGAGCGGGCCGGAACGAGCGATGCCAGCCCCCGGATCGACGACCGAGCCGAGAACAATCGCCGTCGCGACGACGATCGCCAGGAGCCATCGGATCGTCCGGGGAACGCGACGCGACACGTGAGCCATAGCTCCCGTTTCCGGGGCCCCAGACTAAACTCCTTCTCAGCGCTCGGTGACGTGGCGGACGTCACTGGCGATACCGCGTGTGCTCTGTACCATCTCCGGACCGCTCATGTTCGCCCGGCCGACCGCGAGCGCCGACGGCCCCTCAAAGACCACTTCGTCCCCGACGCGGATCGACTCGTCGGCGTCGACGATACCCGGTGCGAGGACGCTGCCGTGGGGCACGAAGTCGTCGATCTCGACGCGCTTGACCGGAACGTCTGCCTCCAGCCAGCGGCGCGCACCGGCAAGCGTCAACGAGAGGACGCCGTACTCGGGGACCATCGCGGCGAGTTGTTCGCCATCGGCATCGTTGACTCGAAGCTTCGGATAGCGACTTTCGACCTGCAGATCGTCGAACAGCGCGTCGCCGGCTCCCTCGCCGAACTGGTAGTCCGCAATCGCCCGGACGACGTTGTGCTGGCGCTCGCGCTTGCGGTATTTGGACTCGCCAGCGAGAGTTTCCGAGAGAGTCGACAGCGACTCCTCGGTCGTCGGGTGATCGGCGACCGTGTACTCGAAGGACTCGCCGAGCCGTTCTTCGACGCGTTCGGTAATCTCACGGTAGTCCTCGGGGACGTGGGCGATCACGCGCGGATAGTCGTTGTCTCGGAGATACGCCTCCAGTACGTCGGCGACGAATGCGATCTCCGTCTCTGACCAGCGTCCGGTCACGACGGTGTCGTAGTGCTGGGCGGGATAGGTGAGTTCCAGTTCCTGGGGGACGACGCCGATGGGCGACGTGATCGAGGCCAGATGGCCCCGGAAGTTGATCGCGTCGTGGAACTGGTCGTGACTCTGGGACTCGCTGTAGGGTTTCGTCGCCGAACACGGGACGAGCACCAGCGGCGCGTCGAAGCGACACTGATAGCGCTCGGTGACCCGCTCGGCAAAACGCTGGATCTCGACTCGGCCGAGCGTGTCGTCACTTGCCGCGGTTATCTCGGCTTTCCGGACCAGCGGCGTCCGGGTTTCGAGATAGTCGTACTCGTCGTCGAGCCGCCGCATCGTGGCCGTCAACCACTGTTCGTGACGGGCCTGGCCTTCGAGGTAGTCTCGCAGTCGGCCCTGTCGAATCCGATTGCGGACCGTCCGGAGTTCGGCTTCGAGGGTCGCGACGTTGTGCTCGACACAATCCTCGCGATCGAACGCCTCGATCCCCTGCTGGCAGGCCGAACAGGCACAGGGCAGTTCGTCCAGATTGTCGAGGCGGTACTCGCCGTCCGCGGTGAGATACCACCCCTGTGTGCCCCGGACGACGGCCCGGTCGGTGTCGAACAGATCCGCGCCGGCGGCGGCGAGCGTCGCGACGTTGCCGGGC
The sequence above is drawn from the Halorhabdus sp. CBA1104 genome and encodes:
- a CDS encoding VanZ family protein — translated: MAHVSRRVPRTIRWLLAIVVATAIVLGSVVDPGAGIARSGPLGLTWARWSHLGGYGFLTLTVYYALLASPLKTAVSAATVPIAVSGFGAVIELLQATLPYRTFAIGDILTNAAGAVLVAVVWSLGRRWLGDLESRRW
- the arcS gene encoding archaeosine synthase subunit alpha, encoding MTEYFEVIDRDGAARIGTLRLADAITTPALVDDVLEETGSLWSGEQAVPDGDESTLSVLPHRAFPAGTPTEVQTAFEPNYPDVAFPSAAVVSPETAGDHGTDAYVLAGASGFTGHSAAFVEAIIATREAIPPDAGVYLPGIATPGNVATLAAAGADLFDTDRAVVRGTQGWYLTADGEYRLDNLDELPCACSACQQGIEAFDREDCVEHNVATLEAELRTVRNRIRQGRLRDYLEGQARHEQWLTATMRRLDDEYDYLETRTPLVRKAEITAASDDTLGRVEIQRFAERVTERYQCRFDAPLVLVPCSATKPYSESQSHDQFHDAINFRGHLASITSPIGVVPQELELTYPAQHYDTVVTGRWSETEIAFVADVLEAYLRDNDYPRVIAHVPEDYREITERVEERLGESFEYTVADHPTTEESLSTLSETLAGESKYRKRERQHNVVRAIADYQFGEGAGDALFDDLQVESRYPKLRVNDADGEQLAAMVPEYGVLSLTLAGARRWLEADVPVKRVEIDDFVPHGSVLAPGIVDADESIRVGDEVVFEGPSALAVGRANMSGPEMVQSTRGIASDVRHVTER